The Coregonus clupeaformis isolate EN_2021a chromosome 20, ASM2061545v1, whole genome shotgun sequence genome contains a region encoding:
- the LOC121533622 gene encoding nicotinamide riboside kinase 2 isoform X1 yields the protein MKCVIGIGGVTNGGKTTLTNRLIKSLPNCCVVHQDDFFKKPDQIEVGEDGFRQWDVITALDMESMVNTIRGWTENPVKFAHSHGVNVSPSTEVADPEQQIHILIVEGFLLYNYKPLMDVYNKCYYISIPYEECKRRRSTRQYTVPDPPGLFEGHVWPMYLKHRNEMVESCLDIAYLDGLKSKEDLYSQVYEDIQNTLLNRL from the exons ATGAAATGCGTTATAGGAATTGGCGG TGTGACCAATGGTGGGAAAACCACATTGACAAATAGGCTGATCAAGTCACTACCTAACTGTTGTGTGGTGCATCAAGATGACTTTTTCAAG AAACCTGATCAGATAGAAGTCGGGGAGGACGGCTTTAGACAGTGGGATG TGATCACAGCGTTGGACATGGAGTCCATGGTGAACACGATTCGAGGCTGGACTGAGAACCCAGTGAAGTTTGCCCACTCCCACGGTGTCAACGTGTCCCCTTCCACAGAGGTTGCCGACCCAGAGCAGCAGATCCACATTCTGATCGTGGAGGGCTTCCTTCTGTACAACTACAA GCCCCTGATGGACGTGTACAACAAGTGCTACTACATCTCCATTCCATACGAAGAGTGCAaaaggaggagaag TACAAGACAATACACCGTCCCTGACCCCCCTGGCCTGTTTGAAGGCCATGTGTGGCCCATGTACTTGAAGCACAGGAATGAGATGGTTGAGAGCTGTTTAGACATTG CGTATCTGGATGGTTTGAAATCAAAGGAAGATCTCTACAGCCAGGTGTATGAGGACATCCAGAATACACTGTTGAATCGTTTATAG
- the LOC121533622 gene encoding nicotinamide riboside kinase 2 isoform X2, translating into MESMVNTIRGWTENPVKFAHSHGVNVSPSTEVADPEQQIHILIVEGFLLYNYKPLMDVYNKCYYISIPYEECKRRRSTRQYTVPDPPGLFEGHVWPMYLKHRNEMVESCLDIAYLDGLKSKEDLYSQVYEDIQNTLLNRL; encoded by the exons ATGGAGTCCATGGTGAACACGATTCGAGGCTGGACTGAGAACCCAGTGAAGTTTGCCCACTCCCACGGTGTCAACGTGTCCCCTTCCACAGAGGTTGCCGACCCAGAGCAGCAGATCCACATTCTGATCGTGGAGGGCTTCCTTCTGTACAACTACAA GCCCCTGATGGACGTGTACAACAAGTGCTACTACATCTCCATTCCATACGAAGAGTGCAaaaggaggagaag TACAAGACAATACACCGTCCCTGACCCCCCTGGCCTGTTTGAAGGCCATGTGTGGCCCATGTACTTGAAGCACAGGAATGAGATGGTTGAGAGCTGTTTAGACATTG CGTATCTGGATGGTTTGAAATCAAAGGAAGATCTCTACAGCCAGGTGTATGAGGACATCCAGAATACACTGTTGAATCGTTTATAG